A single window of Euwallacea similis isolate ESF13 chromosome 25, ESF131.1, whole genome shotgun sequence DNA harbors:
- the LOC136416832 gene encoding sialin-like yields MGLPKIPIRFWIAVMVFASTYINYTTRSNMSISITSMVGSSKNKTVPECKRNDKELVSDNATVKALPDYGPRYEWSESIQSFVLGSYFWGYVISSAPGGFIAEWLGPFNTIMYSQIVTAIFNSLSVWAAQMHFGALIFCRFILGLMAGPVYPALQSLIAKWAPPAEKGKFVSALMGNTLGTCLTWVLVGSVTAAAGWDWGFHFLTIQIAVFCLVFWLVVADTPDQHKWISEEEKSYIKTAQANTVSKGKVVPPYLKMFKSLPFWSLCILHFGNLWGLYLQITGVPKFMVEVIGFNIKASGGLAAMPHLLRMFFGMGYGYLGDVLKSKTKLKPTIIRKSFVIFSHLIPGILLMCMTLVKCDHVGAVFILIFSMAINGAAVVTNLQNAQDLAPNFAGSIFGIISLIGGTTGFITPAVTGALIGKNSGIKEWSVNFLIGGSVYVGAGLFFIIFGTSDIQPWNEKVVSKNNEEAVSFKEVDKDQELTDKKVEPSETTRLNN; encoded by the exons atgG gtTTGCCAAAGATACCAATTCGCTTTTGGATCGCGGTGATGGTATTCGCCTCCACCTATATCAACTACACAACTAGGAGTAATATGTCGATTAGCATAACTTCCATGGTGGGGAGCTCCAAAAACAAAACAGTGCCCGAATGTAAGAGAAATGACAAGGAACTTGTGTCCGATAATGCAACTGTTAAAGCACTACCAGAT TATGGGCCACGTTACGAATGGTCCGAAAGCATCCAAAGCTTCGTTTTGGGTTCATACTTCTGGGGGTACGTAATATCCAGCGCTCCTGGCGGCTTTATAGCAGAATGGTTGGGCCCCTTCAACACCATCATGTATTCTCAAATCGTTACTGCTATTTTCAATTCCCTATCAGTGTGGGCAGCCCAAATGCACTTCGGTGCCCTTATTTTTTGCCGTTTCATCTTGGGCCTGATGGCG GGCCCAGTCTACCCAGCACTGCAAAGTTTAATAGCCAAATGGGCTCCTCCTGcggaaaaaggaaaatttgtcAGCGCCCTTATGGGCAACACCCTTGGTACTTGTCTGACTTGGGTTTTGGTTGGATCAGTAACCGCTGCAGCGGGTTGGGACTGGGGATTCCATTTCCTAACCATCCAAATAGCAGTATTTTGCTTGGTATTCTGGCTTGTAGTCGCCGACACTCCTGACCAACATAAATGGATCTCTGAGGAAGAGAAAAGTTATATTAAGACGGCCCAAGCGAACACTGTGAGCAAAGGAAAG GTAGTACCGCCAtacttgaaaatgtttaaatccctCCCTTTCTGGTCCTTGTGTATTCTTCATTTTGGAAACTTGTGGGGCTTATACTTGCAAATTACCGGAGTACCCAAATTCATGGTTGAAGTTATTGGCTTCAATATCAAG GCTTCTGGAGGTTTAGCGGCTATGCCCCACCTCCTGAGAATGTTCTTTGGTATGGGTTATGGATACCTAGGAGATGTCCTTAAATCCAAAACCAAACTAAAGCCAACAATTATCAGAAAGtcctttgtaatttttt CCCATCTGATTCCTGGAATTCTCCTGATGTGCATGACTTTGGTCAAATGTGACCACGTTGGAGCCGTTTTCATATTGATTTTCAGTATGGCCATTAACGGAGCTGCAGTGGTGACTAATTTACAGAACGCTCAGGATTTGGCTCCCAACTTCGCAGGAAGTATATTTGGGATTATAAGTTTGATTGGGGGAACCACTGGGTTTATCACTCCTGCGGTTACTGGGGCTTTAATagggaaaaat AGTGGCATCAAAGAATGGTCCGTTAATTTCCTAATTGGAGGTAGTGTTTATGTAGGGGCGGGCTTGTTCTTCATTATTTTCGGAACCTCGGATATTCAGCCGTGGAATGAAAAGGTGGTATCCAAAAACAACGAGGAAGCTGTTAGCTTCAAAGAAGTAGACAAAGACCAAGAGTTGACTGATAAAAAGGTCGAACCAAGTGAAACAACTAGActaaataactaa